The sequence below is a genomic window from bacterium.
TCGCGGTGGTCAGCGAGAGCGCAAAGGAGCGATTGGCGCAGCGGATCGAGGAATGGGAGCGCGACGCGGAGGAGCCTGTCGAGAGAGAGGAGGTGGTGCACGATGAGTAGAGAGGCAGCGCGATTCTTCGACACGACCGTGAGCTGGCTGATCTACTCGCGCCGTCTCGCGGACGGAAAGCTCAAGAGCAGATTCGGGGAAGCGCTCAATGAGATGCGGCGGCTGCTTCACGAATCGCAACGGTGATGGACGCGCGGGGAGCTTCGGCTCCGCGCGGTAAACCGCAACGCCGGTCCAAAGCCCGGCGACGCGAATCAGAAGGAGAGAGGTGGAGTATGGAAAAGGGCAGAACGGCGGAGGATGTCCGCAAGGCGGAGGCTCTTCTCAAGAAGCACGGCATCGCAAGCATCGAACGGCGCTACAAGGGTGATGACGATTGGGAGAAGATCACCGTGGAGGAGTTCATCCGCAGGACCGAATGGGCCAACTACTACAAGCCCGGAACGGCTGCGGAGGCTCTCGTTGCGGACGGGGCGATCATGACGCCGTGGGCTTTCTTCTGCGCGATGCGAGCGGACGGATTGAAGTGGTTGCCGAGCGGCAAAGGAGGCGCGTCATGAGAGCGACAAGGCGCGAGATGTTCCAGCACGATCTGCGCTTGATGATCGCGGCGGCAAACGTCTCAATCGAGCAGAAGCGAGGGCGGCTGCGGGAGGAGTGGGGAGAGGTTCGCGACTGGCCCGAGTCGGAAAAGAAGAGGCTCCGTGACTTGATCGAGTATCGAAGGAAGCAAGCCGAGCGGCTACGGCGGTCGGTTCGCGCCACGATGAAGGAGGAGGGAACGAAATGAAGAGGAGCGAGAGCGGCGGCTACACCTCGGGGGAGTTGGGCGGAGCGCATCGGTGCTTCGGGTGCGGCGAGATGGTCCCGGATCCCATGTGGTATCGCGGAGGCTGGTACGATGAGGTCTGCCTCGACGCGAGGGTGAAGAAGGATCGCGAGCGGGAACGGCGCGCGCTGGTCAGGGACGCGGCAAGAGCGTCAGAGCTTTTCGGAGACGATGCGTGCGAAGCGTTCGCGACATCGGCTCGGGCGAGGAGATGAAACGATGGATGAATACTTCAAAGGTCTGGCGAAGAATCTGCTCAGGGCGACGGACGGGTGCCGAGATGACATGCACGATCCAGACGTGCAGGGCGTATCGGCGAGGGTGGTTGGGGATCGGCTCAACAACGCGCATGGCGAGGAGGTTGACCCCGAGCGGATCGCGGCTGGTCAGCAGGAGCTTGTTGTCCTGCTCTACAGGGACGGGAGTGGAAGCGCTTGCTACTACGTGCCGCAGTTTCGGTTCAACCTCTCATCGTTGATCGCCTTGGCGAGAGCGGGAGCGGCGCACATGCTCAAGGAGGAGCCGAGATGACGGCGCTTGGCTTCCTTCTGAGGACGGGGAGACTGCCCCGTCAGGACGATCTGGAACGGGTGAACTGTCGGAAGGCCGGGCAAGGCGGTCACACTCAGTGCGGGTGGTGCAAGAAGCACAACGGGCCGCGTTTCCGGTGCGGCTGTAAATGACTCGACGCGGGGAGGCGCAAGACTGGGACACTTCCCCACGCGAGGCGAATGCCAGAAAGGAGGAACGGGATATGACACTCCCCGAGTAAAGCGGGGAGCGCTTGCGGCACCTCGGAGCCGGACTGCAAGCGCGGGCGGAGAGCCTCCGAGCCGTATGGCTCGGGACATAAGCGCGAGGAGCGCAAGAAGGGGAGGCATCTATGGACAATCTCAACTCGATTCTCGTGGAGGGGGACCTGACCAATGATCCTGAACTGAGCTACACGGGAAAGGGAACGGCGGTCTGCGGCTTCGCGGTCGCGGTCACCCGGTTCTACAAGCAGGACGATCAGCTACAGAAGGAGGTCTCATTCTTCGAGGTCACCTCCTTCGCTCGGCTCGCCGAGGTCTGCGGCGAGTACCTCAAGAAAGGCCGTGGGGTGCGCGTGGTCGGACGGCTCAAGCAGGACAGGTGGACCGACACGGAAGGAAAGCCCAAGAGCAAGGTTGTCATCGTCGCGGAGCGCGTCGAGTTCAAGCCTCGTTTGAAGTCCGGCGATGATGTTCCCGAGACTCCCGAATCAATCCAAGAGAAGGTCATCAACCTCATCAATATTCTCGTGGATTGGATCGGGGGAACCCACGAGGAAGTCAGAAACGATTCCACGGAGGAGGCCGGGCTGTGAGCACGACCATCGGCAACTATCGGTCGATGGACTTGGGACCCGGGAAAGACAGGATGATGGTGACTGCCTTCTCGGGCGGGGATATCGGGAGAGCCGGGGTGCAGTTCACTATCGGGGAGAAGTACTGCGCCCTGAGGCAGCATCAGGTCATCAACCTCATCAAGATTCTCGTGGATCGGATCGGGGGAACCCACGAGGAAGTCAGAAACGATTCCACGGAGGAGGATGGGACATGACGAAGGCCAAGCAAAAGGAGTTCATTCGTGGTCTGGTCGCGAGAGTCACGGCAAGGATGATCGCGGATATCAACATCCAAAAGCTCCCGGACAATTGGAACGAAACGGCGCTGAGATTCTTTGTCGCTGACAGATTTCGCCGGGCGCAAATACACGTCGCGCAAAAGAGGGAATGGGAGGAGGAGATGAAAGAAGCGTTCGGAATCTGAGAGAGCGCGAGTGGCGTCACGGAGCGGGTGCAATTCCCGCTCCTCTCTTTCGCCCGGCGTTGCCGGGCAGTTCTCAAGTCATTCTCTTTCAAGGAGGGTTGCATGAAAGGCAACTACGAGACTCTCACCGCCCTGGCCGCGCGTATCGAAGAGGTCGAGCGGTCGAAGCAGGATTACCTCGTGCACACCCGCGCCATGGAAATGGACGGGGACAACACGCTGGTGATCACACCGAACGGACACACCGAGAGCTTCGGCATTGGCGAGGTCGCGCATTCGCAGATCGCGGCTCGGCTCGCGATTCCGAAAGCGTACTACGACCGGATGCCGCAGGTGCCCGGGCTTCGAGCCTACACGGTCAACGCGTGGCTCGGGGCGCAGAACGAAAAGCGGCTGGTGCGGACGCTGGACGGGAACGCGAGGGCATACCTGTCGGACAGCTTCAAGCCGTACGACAACTTCGATGTTCTCTCGGCGCTCCTCCCGACGCTCAAGGAGCACACCAACCTCAAGGTGTGGGCGCAAGCGCTGACGGAGAAACGGATGTACCTCCAAGTGCTGTTCCCGAACATCGCGGGCGAGGTGAAGCCGGGCGTGCTCGTGGCGGCTGGCCTCGTGATCTCCAACAGCGAGGTCGGGTGCGGAGCGGTGGACGTTCGGAGCTTCCTGCTCAACTACGTCTGCTCCAACGGAGCGGTCGCGGAGAGCCTGCTCAACAAGTACCACGTTGGGCGGCGGGTGGAGGATGCCGACTACGGCATATTCCGCAGCGACACGGTCGAGGCCGATGTCAAAGCGTTCCAACTCAAGCTCCGCGATATCGTCTCCACGGCGCTCGATGAGGCGCGCTTCCAGAAGAAGCTGGCGCAGATGAAGGGGGCGGCGGAGGATCGGATCAACGATCCTGTGAAGCTCATCGAGAAGGTCACGCGGCGGTTCGGACTGAGCGAGGCGGAGGGCACCAAGGTCATGAACAACCTCATCACGGGCGGCGATCCGACGCGGTGGGGACTGTCGAACGCGATCACGGCTCTGGCCCACGAGATCGAATCCCCGGACCGGCAGTACGACGCCGAGTCCACGGGGTGGGACGTGGTCGCGCTCTCGCCGAGCGAGTGGGAGGTGCTGAACAACTAACAACGGCGGTGCGGCCCGGGGAATCTCTCCGGGCCGTTTCTCTTCGGTGTCCAGAAGGAGGGACGAATGAAGAAGAATGGTCAAACGGTCGAGCGCGTGGAGTTGCCTCTCTCCAAGAACTACGTAGGCTCGTGGGGCACGTGGGAGGCGGCGCGCGAACTGATCCAGAACGCTCTGGACGGGGAGAAGGTGAGCGAGGACACAGTCTTGTCCAGAGCGCGCATCAAGTACCACGCCAAGACGCGGACCCTCGTGGTGTCCAACGAGAACACGGTGCTGTCGAGGCGCACGCTGGTACTCGGGCACAGCAAGAAGGCGCCGGGGAGCATCGGGCAGTATGGCGAGGGGTACAAGCTCGCGCTCCTCGTGCTGCTGCGCGGCGGCAAAAGCGTCCAGATATGCAACGGGAGCGAGACGTGGGTGCCGTACATTTCCCACAGCCGGACTTTCGACTGCGATGTCTTGACCCTCGAAATCCAGAAAGACGTGCGGTGGGCGATTGATCAGACGTTCGCCATTGCCGTCTCGGGAATCACCCCGGCGGAGTGGCAGGAGATTCGGAGGAACACCCGGCGGCTCCAACGTCCGCAGCACGAGGCTCACACCAGCCAAGGATTCCTCCTCTCGGGGGAGGGAGAGGAGCGGAGGGTGTACGTGGGAGGCCTGTATGTCTGCACGATGCAGGAGAAGGATCGAACCTACGGGTACGATCTGAATCCGGATGTCGTGCGCGTGGATCGGGACCGGCGCATGGTCTGGTCGTGGGAGGTGAATTGGGCCACCGCCAAGATGTTCCAAGAACTGCGCGAGGAGGAGAACAAGGTTGTCGAGATGATGAAGCGCGAGGCTCCCGAGGTTGCTTCGCTGTTCGAGGTTGGCAACCCGACCGGGGAGGGGGAGTGGGCGCAGCGGATCGCCGACAAAGCATTTTTCCGTTTCCGCGAGGAGCACCCCGGAGCGCTTCCCGCTCGCAACGAATCCCACCGCGAGACTCTCGTGAGAGAGTACGGGAACGCGGAGGTGGTCGTGGTCGGGGAGCCGATGTCGAAAGCGTGCGAGATGTCGAACGGATGGGACTCGTACATCGAGCAGTTCATCGCGCGCAAGCGGCAGACTCCCGCGACGTTCCTCAAGGTGTGGCTGGACCGCCACTCCGATCAGATCAGCCCTCACCTCGCGGCGCTGTTCGAGGATGAGGTGATCTCGGAAGCGCAAGGATGGCGCGCGTGAAGATCGACATTGTGCCCGGAGCGGAACCGGGCACTTACACCCTCATTGTTGACGGAGCTCCAAGAGTGTCATCGGAGAGCATGACGGTGTGCGACAACATAAAGGCGGCGCTGCTTGGTCCCACGGGGTGCACCGAGGCGAGGGAGGTGGCTGACGTTATCCGGAAGCATCTGCCCCGTTCGATATGGGCGGGGTGAAAGGAGGGGGGCGGTGGAAAAGGTCGATCTGCCGGAAGGCTCGAAGGGGCCGTGGCGCATCGAGAGGTTCACAACGGACCGTCAGGATTGGTCGGCGCTGAAAGCCCGTCGAGCCGTTCCTATCGGGGAAACGTTCACGCGGCTCTTTCGCGGGCAGACGCTGGTGATGTCCGATACACCGGCAGAGCTTGAGGATTTCCGAGCGGCTTTGCACATGGCGCGTGGGCACTGCCTGATCAACGGACTCGGGTTGGGAGCGGTGCTCAAGGCGGTCCTGCTTCGGCCGGAGGTGACAGCGGTCACGGTGGTGGAGATATCGCAGGACTTGATCGACTTGGTCGGTCAGCACTACACCTCCGATCCGCGCGTCAGGATCGTGTGCGCGGATGCCTTCAAGTACAAGCCACCGAAGGGCGAGCGGTATCAGATGGTGTGGCACGACATATGGGACGACATCTGTTCCGACAATCTCGAAGGGATGACGCGGCTGCACCGCAAGTACGCGAGGCGCTGCGACTGGCAAGAGTCGTGGTGCCGTTACGAGTGCAGGGCCGCGAGGCGGCGGGGGATTTGAGAAGCGCTTTACTTTCCCGGTGAAGTAATTTATAATGGAAGGGCAAAAAGAACGGAGCCGATGCAGAAGGAGAGTTCAGATCATCGGCTCCGGGTGATCGGGGATCATCGCGTGCGGCGGCTTACGATGCCCCTACTGTCAGTAGGATACGCGTGACCCCACCCGAGAGTCAAGAGGAGAGATCGCATGGAGAAAACCGATCAAGAGAAACGGGAGCGCAACCTGTTCGCTCCGCCGGAGGAGGAGAGCGAGGCTGCGGCGGAGGAGGTTATCGAGCGGGGGCCAACTGGTGGCATCCTCATCGTCTCGAAGATAGTTGCCATCATGGGGCGGCTCGGGGCGATGAGAAAGACGGAGCGGAACAAGGATCAGGGGTACATGTTCTGGGGCATCGAGGCGCTGCTGAAGAAGCTCAGCAAGGAGATGGCAGCAGAGAGGATCGTGGTTTTGCAGGATGCCCTTTCTTCGACCAAGGAGGATCGCGCTTACAAGAGCGGAGGCACAGGCATCCGCGTGTCGGTCAAGATGCGGTACACGATGGTCTGCGCCGAGGACGGATCGACGCTGAGGATGAGCGCCTACGGGGAGGCAATCGACAGTTCGGACAAGGCCACCAACAAGGCGGAGACCGCAGCATTCAAGAACGCTCTCAAGCGGCTATTCCTCATCGAGACCGAACCGCAAAGCACCGATCCAGACCACGGCTCTCCGGAGGCCGGTGAGCGGCAGCAGCAGGGGAGGAACCAGCAGCGCGCCCAGCAGCAGCCACCGCGCGAGAAGGAAGCACCGTTGCCCGAGGACAACGCTGCCGTGTACGGAGCGCTTATGGTGCTCCTGAACGACACGGAGATTTCACCCGACAAGAGGCGCATTCCTCTGTTCGACGGGACAGAGCGGATCGCGCTCAAGCGTCAGGCCGATACCGAAAAGCGCAACCTCCAAGCGCTCAACTCCTTCTATCAGGACACCAAGGCAAAGGCCGACATGCGGCGCAAGGACGCGAAGGAGCACGGGCGCGTCGTGTATCTCGGGGAGGCGGTGCTCTCGGCAGGACCGGCCGCGCAACCTCCGAGCGTTTCGGCGGAGGAGAGAAAGTGAGACGCAAGAGGTTGCCGAAAGAGCGGTACATGGTCCGCGCGTTCGAGCTTTTCAATCCGCTCAGCGTCAAGGTCTCCATCGAGGAGATACCACCGAGCCTTGAGCACATAACGGCCGGGCGAGCGCTCCTCGCGGAGAGGGTGCTCAAGAAGGTCACGTTTGAAGTGATCTGCTCGCCGAGCGCAGAAGCGTTCGAGGCGGTGAAGCTGCGAATACTTCCGTCAAGGAAGGCGAACAAAAGGAGGAGAGCGTGAATCTGATCACCGTGACATTCGGGAAAGGGCGGATGGACCCGACGAATCCGAACGACGAGCAGCTGGCCTTCCAGTTCAAGGGATTGCCGGAGGGAACGCGGTCTCTGTTTGTGGAGAGGGTGCAAGCCATCGAGAAGTTCACCGATGGAATCCGCATCGAGGACACTCCGCTGGACATCGCGCGTAAGCTCCTCGCGGTAAAAGAGGGAGCCTACCTGTACTCTGTGGACAAGGAGCACCTCCGCTCTCTGGTCAACTTCCTCGAAGGCGAGGAGCCGACGCAGGGGATCATGCGGCTCCGTCACGCGCTGATCTATCTGGAAACGAGAATCCGGCGCAACAAGCAGGATATCGAGGACGCTCAAGCGGAGATCGCGAGAGTCAAGGCTCTGATCGCCGAGGCGGTCAAGCAGAAAGGAGAGGAGACATGAACCTGATCGACTTGGTGGACCGGTACCTACTCAAAGAGGACCGAAGGACACGCCAGAGCCACTACGCCAGCGATGCCGATGCCTGTCGGCGGCAACTGTGGTACTCGTGGAAGGGAACCGAACCGAGTAACCCGCCCACGGCTGGCGATCTGCTCAAGATGCGGCTCGGGGGGAGCGTGGAGGTGATCGTTGAGGAAGCGCTCGCGGACGCGGTGAACGATGGTCTCATCGAGAGCTTCCAGAAGCAAGTCAGGGAGGAGTTCCACCCGGAAGCGCTCAAGTATCCGATCCGCATGAAGCTCGATTTTCTCATCACAGAGAACGGAGGGAAACAGGTCATTGCTGAGGTCAAGAGCATGTTCGGACAGGGCATCAAGGAGATTCAGAAGAAACAAGCTCCGAAGCCGGGGCACCTCGTTCAGACGTTCCTCTATGTCCAGCGGCTCCTGCTTCCCGCGATCCTCGCGTACTTCGGGAGAGACTTCGGGTACCGCACACAGTTCTGGCTGTCGAAAAGCGATGACGGGCAGTACATGGTCGGGGACAAGGAGATCGACTGGTCAGAGTGGACGGTCGAGGCTCTGACGCAGAAGTTTGCCGCTGTCGAGGCATCGCTCGAATCCGAGGAGCCTCCGGAGCGCGACTACATCGCGGCCATCAAGAACGGGGAGTTGCGTGAGCAGGGCTTCACGCTCGACAAGCACCTCTACAAAACGGACTGGCAGTGCAACTACTGTCGGTGGAGAGATCGGTGTTGGGGACCGATGGTCGAGAAGTTCAAGGAAGGGAGCAACGCCACGATGTTCATCGAGCGCGACAAGAAGCGCGCGGCACTCGGGGCGGAGGTCGAAGATGCAGACGCTTGATCTCACGTGGGAGGGCGAGACGACACGGGCGACCATCGTGGAGATCCAGCCGGGGGACGCGACGCGGTACTGCTTCGCGGTCGTGGAGACTGCCGAGCGGCACTGTTGGGCTGAGGAGGATGGAGATATCATCGGTGTCGCGTCTGTCGGAGGTCCGTCATTCGGTGGACAGTGGCTCCCGCTCGCGAGGGTGCGCGAGTGGTGGAGGGAAACGGAGAGCGGATCGTCAGAGGAGAGCCTGAGCCACAACCTGATCGGTTGGATCCAGAACGAAGCAAGCCCACACGCCAAGGCCAACCCGTGGACCGTTCGAGCGGCGCTCCTCGCTGTGCTGGTCGTGTACGGGGAGGCCTGATGGCTCGAACAAAGTTCATAGCCAATTGGAATCCGGTCTGGCGCAAGCAGAGCGGACTGCCTCCGGGGTACCTCGTACTCCGCGTCGATCCGAGATACTTCAAAGCGGTCGGGAAGGCTCTTGTGAAGCTCGATGAGAAGCAGAGGGAGCGGAGAGAGAAGGCGACAGTGGAGGAGCGGGCGGAGCACGCGTGGATGGTCGATCTGGACGTGTTGATTGAGATCCACTACGCCAAGCGGAGCCTCGAAGCCAACGCGCTGATGTGGTCGCTGTACGGAATCGAGGCGATCCAGCACAACGGACCGGGCGGAGATCCGGAAAAGCTGGTGACTCCCGAGAGCCTGTACTCACAGGACATGCTCGACTACGCTCCAACCTTCCCGCTCACAACCAAGGCGGTCGCGGTCGAGGACTTGAAACAGATGGTTACCGTGAAGCGAGTTCATCCCATCGAGGGAACCGATATGGTCGTGATCGACGTTGTAATCACAAGCTCGCACTGGAACAGCATCAGGATGCACCAGCACATCAAGATGCAATTCGACCGGCTCGCGATCAACGGAGTTGATCTCGAATCGGGAGCGGACGTTGCACATTGGTGGATGCAGTGGCGCAAGAAGATGAACGACGACAAGGTTGTACTCGGCGAGGAGTATCTGACGGAGGATCAGTACCGCGCGGGCAACCCGATCTGCGAAGGATGCGGAGGAAAGACCGATCACGTTCACCACATCTCAAGCCAAGGGAGCGGGGTCACGTTCGCGGAGGCCAAGCACAAGGCGAGCGACTGGCTGGCGCTCTGCGCGGAGTGTCACTCGCTCTGGTCAGAGCCGGGCGGCGGAGCGGTTGCTTTCGTCGCGAAGTACAAGCACACTCGGTACAAGGTTGCTCTCGCGTTGAAGTGGCCGGACACGGAGAGCGACAAGGAAGCCGAATCGCAAGAAGAGCTTTTCGAGAAAGGGGGAGCAGTTGAAGGATCAGAGGAAGCAGCTATTGAGACTCAAGCCGTACAAGGTACAGAGGACGGGAAAGACCGGCAGGACGGTGCACCTGAATGAGATGTGCGGTCTGGAACCGGGCGATGAGGTTCTGGAATCGAGGCTCGGGCCGGGCGTGGTGTTGATCGAGAGGGTGCAGAAAAAGAAATGACCGGGGCTTTCTTTTTCAGTGATTGTCGGATATACTCCAAGGCGAGCGGAGGTGGTGAGCCGCTCGCGTGTCTTCTGTATCAGGCGGCGGATTGAGCTTGTCTGCGATCCTATTCTCCTTGGTCGCCTGAGGGGAGCGGCTATCACCGGCCGGGGATTCAGACAAGCTCATTTCGTTTCGGGAGGGAAGATGGCTGGTGGACTTCATGCAAAGCTCGGGGTGTTCGGAGCGGTGCCTCTGATGATACTCAAGGATCAA
It includes:
- a CDS encoding ERF family protein translates to MEKTDQEKRERNLFAPPEEESEAAAEEVIERGPTGGILIVSKIVAIMGRLGAMRKTERNKDQGYMFWGIEALLKKLSKEMAAERIVVLQDALSSTKEDRAYKSGGTGIRVSVKMRYTMVCAEDGSTLRMSAYGEAIDSSDKATNKAETAAFKNALKRLFLIETEPQSTDPDHGSPEAGERQQQGRNQQRAQQQPPREKEAPLPEDNAAVYGALMVLLNDTEISPDKRRIPLFDGTERIALKRQADTEKRNLQALNSFYQDTKAKADMRRKDAKEHGRVVYLGEAVLSAGPAAQPPSVSAEERK
- the ssb gene encoding single-stranded DNA-binding protein; amino-acid sequence: MDNLNSILVEGDLTNDPELSYTGKGTAVCGFAVAVTRFYKQDDQLQKEVSFFEVTSFARLAEVCGEYLKKGRGVRVVGRLKQDRWTDTEGKPKSKVVIVAERVEFKPRLKSGDDVPETPESIQEKVINLINILVDWIGGTHEEVRNDSTEEAGL
- a CDS encoding DUF932 domain-containing protein produces the protein MKGNYETLTALAARIEEVERSKQDYLVHTRAMEMDGDNTLVITPNGHTESFGIGEVAHSQIAARLAIPKAYYDRMPQVPGLRAYTVNAWLGAQNEKRLVRTLDGNARAYLSDSFKPYDNFDVLSALLPTLKEHTNLKVWAQALTEKRMYLQVLFPNIAGEVKPGVLVAAGLVISNSEVGCGAVDVRSFLLNYVCSNGAVAESLLNKYHVGRRVEDADYGIFRSDTVEADVKAFQLKLRDIVSTALDEARFQKKLAQMKGAAEDRINDPVKLIEKVTRRFGLSEAEGTKVMNNLITGGDPTRWGLSNAITALAHEIESPDRQYDAESTGWDVVALSPSEWEVLNN